The following are from one region of the Colias croceus chromosome 4, ilColCroc2.1 genome:
- the LOC123691106 gene encoding palmitoyltransferase ZDHHC1-like → MDESGTHGQKFKYLNKRRLHGLQLPLNLQQISLWGVLLLTALINCLILVKIQFDVLEVASLIVFVVLYACHVVSHMFAMILDPSEEELRKRDTIDVPEFDRHIHAHVIEDGRCHLCNIYTTDKKTKHCGLCNKCVYRFDHHCKWLNNCVGKRNYFAFLGCVCTALLISLFTSCLCVIDIVNFYKNPMNLGKITLNYINCTSIDNGYYFKYCTNSISFLIFLIIYLSCGIAITLALLHLFCFHVYISILGISTYEYIIRNKTKPFRFRCFSVPNLYLLGRNKESHTKRTELSKNAPSVTNLVGIIINYELEKAKRIVNFSNKIHPTQEIVAN, encoded by the coding sequence ATGGATGAAAGTGGTACACATGGACAAAaatttaagtacctaaataaacGACGCCTTCATGGATTACAATTACCCTTAAATTTGCAACAGATTTCTTTATGGGGAGTGTTACTGTTAACTGCATTGATAAACTGTTTAATTTTAGTGAAAATACAATTTGATGTGTTGGAAGTTGCCTCGTTAATAGTTTTTGTGGTTTTATACGCATGCCATGTAGTATCACATATGTTTGCAATGATACTAGATCCTAGTGAAGAAGAGCTTCGCAAAAGAGACACTATCGACGTTCCAGAATTTGATCGACACATACACGCCCATGTTATTGAGGATGGACGATGTCATTTATGCAACATATATACTACGGACAAAAAAACAAAGCATTGTGGACTATGCAATAAGTGTGTTTATAGATTTGACCATCATTGTAAATGGTTAAATAATTGTGTAGGAAAAAGAAATTATTTCGCCTTCTTAGGATGTGTTTGCACTGCCCTGCTGATTTCACTTTTCACATCCTGTCTATGTGTTATagatattgtaaatttttataaaaatccaaTGAACCTTGGAAAAATTACGCTGAATTACATTAACTGCACCTCAATAGATAacggatattattttaaatattgtactaattctatatcttttttaatatttttaataatttatttgtcatGCGGCATAGCAATCACTCTTGCCCTTTTACACTTGTTCTGTTTTCACGTATACATATCAATTTTGGGAATTTCGACGtacgaatatattataagaaataagacGAAACCTTTTCGATTCCGGTGTTTCAGCGTGCcgaatttgtatttattgggTAGAAATAAGGAATCTCATACAAAGCGTACGGAATTATCGAAAAACGCACCAAGTGTTACTAATTTAGTTGGTATTATAATCAACTACGAACTTGAAAAAGCTAAGAGAATTGTAAATTTCAGCAATAAAATTCATCCGACTCAGGAAATAGTAGCGAATTGA
- the LOC123691105 gene encoding tRNA-dihydrouridine(16/17) synthase [NAD(P)(+)]-like, with product MSYEWFERIGRPRFVVAPMVDASELAWRLLCRRHEATLCYTPMLHSAIFIKDPKYRKENFTTCTEDRPLIVQFCGNNPETMATAAKLVEKDCDAIDVNLGCPQSIAKRGRYGAFLQDDWDLLKDIVSTMSKAVSIPITCKVRIFESVEKSVEYALMLQAAGCKLLTVHGRTRDQKGPLTGVANWDYIKAVRSSVSIPMFANGNIQCLEDVYRCLEYTKVDGVMSAEGNLTNPAIFEGINPVTWDIALEYLELVQKYPCPTSFIRGHLFKIFHKIFSFNTNNDERELLATGQNLNDFIKVCEALKDKYLGYHLGEQQFDDNENITRQGFNLILPPWICQPYVRMSPEAHTEKMQNLCKVQNSTPDIKRSHDDLDGNSISRKKMKKLKRIMRWPNKPDNDKQPSRTGDICVNHSCPNPLGGKCLFRFCKKCCRDKCFEEDLDCEGHRILVHTRRQMAKKFAKENGLEDSIKNIDKY from the exons ATGTCATACGAATGGTTTGAACGTATTGGGCGACCACGTTTTGTTGTGGCACCTATGGTTGATGCGAGTGAACTCGCATGGAGACTATTATGTCGAAGACATGAAGCAACGTTGTGTTATACTCCTATGCTACACAGtgctatatttataaaagatcCCAAGTACAGAAAAGAGAACTTTACTACATGTACAGAAGATCGTCCATTAATTGTTCAG TTTTGTGGAAATAATCCAGAAACAATGGCAACTGCTGCAAAGTTAGTTGAAAAAGATTGTGATGCCATAGATGTTAATCTTGGTTGCCCTCAATCGATAGCCAAGCGTGGTAGGTATGGTGCGTTTCTTCAAGATGACTGGGACCTTTTAAAGGATATTG tatcTACCATGTCAAAGGCAGTATCAATACCAATTACATGTAAAGTaagaatttttgaaagtgTAGAAAAATCAGTTGAATACGCATTGATGTTACAAGCTGCAGGATGCAAGCTTCTCACAGTTCATGGGAGAACTAGAGATCAAAAGGGACCATTAACAGGTGTTGCAAATTGGGATTATATCAAAGCTGTTAg GAGTTCTGTATCAATTCCAATGTTTGCTAATGGTAATATTCAATGTTTAGAAGATGTATATAGATGTCTTGAGTATACCAAAGTTGATGGTGTTATGAGTGCTGAAGGTAATCTGACAAATCCTGCAATATTTGAAGGGATTAATCCTGTAACGTGGGATATAGCTCTTGAATATCTTGAATTGGTGCAGAAATATCCATGTCCTACATCTTTCATACGAGGTcacttgtttaaaatattccataaaat tttttcttttaataccAATAATGATGAAAGAGAACTTTTGGCCACTGGTCAAAATTTGAATGACTTTATAAAAGTATGTGAAGCACTAAAAGACAAGTACTTAGGATACCACCTGGGTGAGCAACAATTTGATGACAATGAGAACATCACAAGACAAGGCTTCAATTTGATATTACCACCCTGGATATGTCAACCATATGTTAGAATGTCTCCTGAAGCACATACAgaaaaaatgcaaaatttatgtaaagttCAG AACAGCACACCAGATATTAAAAGATCACATGATGATCTAGATGGGAATAGCATTTCTAgaaagaaaatgaaaaaactgAAAAGGATAATGAGATGGCCCAATAAACCAGATAATGATAAACAACCAAGCAGAACAGGAGATATTTGTGTCAACCACTCCTGCCCTAATCCTCTT GGTGGAAAGTGCTTATTTCGGTTTTGTAAGAAATGTTGTCGAGATAAGTGTTTTGAAGAAGATTTGGATTGTGAAGGGCATAGAATATTAGTCCATACCCGACGTCAAATGGCAAAGAAATTTGCTAAAGAAAATGGATTGGAagatagtataaaaaatattgataa ATACTGA